A genome region from Penicillium psychrofluorescens genome assembly, chromosome: 3 includes the following:
- a CDS encoding uncharacterized protein (ID:PFLUO_004317-T1.cds;~source:funannotate), with protein MGVTGLWTVVQPCARPVKLETLNKKRLAVDASIWIYQFLKAVRDKEGNALRNSHIVGFFRRICKLLYFGIRPVFVFDGGAPVLKRQTIAARKKRREGRREDAARTAGKLLAVQMQRSAEEEAETRRRNKKRPEDQEEVPDAPVYAEETLMTEKEKQQSRRFKKKDAYHLPSLDVSLEEMGAPNDPRIMSQEELEEYARQFHQGQDINLYDFSKIDFDSPFFLSLPATDRYNILNAARLRSRLRMGYSKEQLDTMFPDRMAFSKFQIDRVKERNDLTQRLMNINGMNGEEAFYNSGQRIAGERGREYVLVKDSAMEGGWVLGVVGNKDEGQEDKPIDLDRHDQPEFLSEDAESEDDFEDVPIEGLNRLPKLPFLREGVFDQSLQRAREDSDMQEALDRSRHNVPRALTHEDNSLFVQGGGFGSEFNHDAGIFEDEEDEDLQKALTLSLQHDEEQKDEDMPDISINRPKEPVLPREPTRDMALESDDDMDFAAAMAQSKVSQKERSKNAFAGPLPFESIKLNKTTRDRPAEIDNEAGGFVKESKKSSKKKEGPLPPWFVGDRDDAQFIVDSTDGHERDEERQMAPDHLFLSSRRSPDIIDVDNLSETKEVVDLEADSKKQESGMEKLETAIEVDDAAQEGSDSLSHKSIDMEPAAMEVPEQPVAVGQFLDEPHPQITASLGVEQAHSPELKEALTATQAEIAGGSPPVQERPSQPQRSPSPEFEDVLPSTKGPEITVSTVGYSAPTVPPLEDTSQPEVLMEDEDEYSDPEDEELLQQLAAEGEEHVRFAKTLNSAAPNQDVFDYEQELKQLRNQQKKDLRDADDVTQIMINECQQLLGLFGLPYITAPMEAEAQCAELVSLGLVDGIVTDDSDVFLFGGTRVYKNMFNQSKFVECYLTSDLEKEYSLHRQKLISFAHLLGSDYTEGIPGIGPVTALEIVTEFSSLEEFRDWWMQVQVGMNQPDDSHAAFRKKFRSKASKIFLPPAFPDTLVDTAYLEPEVDADPSQFQWGVPDLPGLRNFLMTTIGWSQERTDEILLPVIRDMNRRQQEGTQSNITHFMQGSVGAGAFAPRVHRSGPSRMEKAFSRLQQQAQDPTNDRDAGSIKSGKQGKKRKTRT; from the coding sequence ATGGGTGTCACTGGGCTGTGGACAGTCGTCCAGCCCTGCGCCCGGCCCGTCAAGCTCGAAACCCTCAACAAGAAACGACTGGCCGTCGACGCGTCGATCTGGATCTACCAGTTTCTAAAAGCCGTCCGAGACAAAGAAGGCAATGCACTGCGCAACTCACATATCGTGGGATTCTTCCGCCGCATTTGCAAGCTGCTCTACTTTGGAATCCGACCCGTTTTTGTCTTTGATGGAGGCGCTCCCGTTCTCAAACGACAGACGATCGCAGCGCGAAAGAAAAGACGTGAAGGGCGCCGGGAAGATgcggcgaggacggcggGGAAGCTGCTCGCTGTGCAGATGCAGCGATctgccgaggaagaggccgaaaCGCGGCGACGGAATAAGAAACGGCccgaagatcaagaagaagttccTGATGCTCCGGTATATGCCGAGGAGACCCTCATgacagagaaagagaaacaaCAGAGCCGACggttcaagaagaaagatgcCTACCATCTACCGAGCCTAGATGTTTCGCTGGAGGAAATGGGAGCCCCCAACGACCCGCGGATCATGTCCCAGGAAGAACTGGAAGAATATGCGAGGCAGTTTCACCAGGGTCAAGATATTAATCTTTATGACTTCTCTAAAATCGACTTCGACAGTCCCTTTTTCCTCAGTCTACCCGCCACCGACCGATACAATATCCTCAACGCGGCGAGGCTGCGAAGTCGGCTGAGAATGGGATACTCGAAAGAGCAGCTGGACACGATGTTCCCGGATCGCATGGCCTTTTCCAAATTTCAAATTGACCGAGTCAAGGAACGAAATGATCTTACGCAACGACTGATGAATATTAATGGCATGAACGGGGAAGAAGCATTCTACAACTCTGGACAGCGGATCGCTGGCGAGCGCGGGAGAGAATATGTTTTGGTCAAGGACAGCGCAATGGAAGGCGGATGGGTCCTTGGTGTGGTGGGGAATAAAGACGAAGGCCAGGAAGACAAGCCTATCGATCTTGATCGACATGACCAGCCGGAATTTTTGTCAGAAGACGCCGAGTCAGAAGATGACTTCGAGGATGTTCCGATTGAGGGCCTCAACCGACTCCCCAAGCTTCCTTTCCTTCGTGAAGGTGTCTTCGACCAGTCGCTTCAGCGGGCGAGGGAAGATTCAGACATGCAAGAAGCGCTTGACAGATCTCGCCATAATGTACCGAGAGCTCTGACACATGAAGACAATTCGTTATTTGTTCAAGGCGGAGGGTTTGGCAGCGAGTTCAACCATGATGCCGGTATTtttgaagatgaggaagatgaggatcttCAAAAAGCCCTCACATTGTCATTACAGCACGATGAAGAGCAGAAAGACGAAGACATGCCCGATATCTCTATCAATCGACCAAAGGAGCCGGTATTACCTCGTGAGCCAACTAGAGACATGGCACTCGAGAGtgacgacgacatggatTTTGCAGCTGCCATGGCGCAATCTAAGGTCTCCCAAAAAGAACGATCCAAAAATGCGTTTGCCGGACCTCTTCCATTTGAATCTATCAAGCTTAATAAAACCACAAGAGATCGGCCTGCTGAAATTGACAACGAGGCCGGTGGATTCGTGAAAGAGTCCAAAAAATCGtcgaaaaagaaggaaggacCACTACCGCCCTGGTTCGTGGGTGACCGCGATGATGCGCAGTTCATTGTTGATTCGACAGACGGTCACGAGAGAGATGAGGAGCGACAAATGGCACCAGATCATCTTTTTCTATCCAGTCGTCGATCACCAGACATCATTGATGTTGACAACCTGTCAGAGACGAAGGAGGTGGTCGATCTCGAGGCCGATTCAAAGAAGCAGGAGTCCGGAATGGAGAAGCTTGAGACGGCCATCGAGGTAGACGATGCGGCGCAAGAGGGGTCTGATTCCTTATCACACAAGAGCATTGATATGGaaccagcagccatggaAGTTCCTGAACAGCCGGTCGCAGTTGGACAATTCCTCGATGAGCCACACCCGCAGATTACAGCATCCTTGGGCGTCGAGCAAGCTCACTCCCCGGAGTTGAAGGAGGCCTTGACTGCAACACAGGCAGAGATCGCAGGCGGTTCTCCCCCTGTCCAGGAAAGGCCATCACAACCCCAACGTTCTCCTTCGCCTGAATTTGAAGATGTCCTGCCGTCTACAAAGGGCCCTGAAATCACTGTCAGCACCGTCGGCTACTCCGCGCCAACTGTTCCACCTCTTGAAGACACCAGCCAGCCAGAGGTCCTaatggaggacgaggacgaatACAGTGAtccagaagatgaagaactACTGCAACAGCTTGCGGCTGAGGGAGAAGAGCACGTCCGATTTGCGAAAACCCTCAACTCCGCTGCCCCTAACCAAGATGTCTTCGATTACGAACAAGAGCTCAAACAGCTGCGCAACCAGCAAAAGAAGGATCTCCGTGATGCAGACGACGTGACCCAAATCATGATCAACGAGTGTCAACAGCTGTTGGGACTCTTCGGGCTGCCCTACATCACTGCCCCCATGGAGGCAGAAGCGCAATGCGCCGAGCTAGTCTCCCTCGGCCTTGTGGACGGAATTGTTACGGACGACAGCGATGTGTTTCTGTTTGGCGGTACGCGGGTCTACAAGAACATGTTCAACCAGAGCAAGTTTGTGGAATGCTACCTGACCTcggatctggagaaggaatACTCCCTTCACCGACAGAAGCTCATCAGCTTTGCCCACCTTCTCGGCAGCGACTACACGGAGGGCATTCCCGGCATCGGCCCCGTCACCGCACTGGAGATCGTGACCGAGTTTTCGAGTCTCGAGGAGTTCCGCGACTGGTGGATGCAGGTGCAGGTGGGCATGAACCAGCCCGACGACAGCCACGCTGCATTCCGGAAGAAATTCCGCAGCAAGGCGTCGAAGATCTTCCTGCCCCCCGCGTTCCCGGACACGCTGGTTGACACGGCCTACCTCGAGCCCGAAGTCGACGCCGACCCGTCGCAGTTCCAATGGGGGGTGCCGGACCTGCCCGGTCTGCGCAATTTCCTGATGACCACGATCGGCTGGAGTCAGGAGCGCACCGATGAGATTTTGTTGCCGGTCATCCGCGACATGAACCGACGCCAGCAGGAGGGAACGCAGTCGAACATCACGCACTTTATGCAGGGTTCTGTCGGGGCTGGGGCATTTGCGCCCCGCGTGCACCGCAGCGGACCGAGTCGCATGGAGAAGGCATTCAGCCGACTGCAGCAACAGGCGCAGGACCCTACCAATGACCGGGATGCTGGGTCGATCAAATCGGGGAAACAGGGAAAGAAACGCAAGACACGTACATAG
- a CDS encoding uncharacterized protein (ID:PFLUO_004318-T1.cds;~source:funannotate) has product MHRTYSMRQSRAPTASQVENPPPPLSSTKSNRWLGKGGIGHAFRKNTAGAFGPDLARKLSQLVKMEKNVMRSMELVARERMEVAQQLSIWGEACDEDVSDVTDKLGVLIYEIGELEDLFVDRYDQYRVTIKSIRNIEASVQPSRDRKQKITDEIAKLKYKDPQSPRIVVLEQELVRAEAESLVAEAQLSNITREKVKAAFQYQFDALREHCEKVAIVAGYGKHLLDLIDDAPVTPGETRNAYDGYEASKAIIQDCEDALSNWVTSKAVVKSGLSQRSRTLSQRRQDGLKNRDGGVDLSGQDQPLTGDRDSWLPADQHPNYEEGEEGSLEGELRGREEEREPVTV; this is encoded by the exons ATGCATCGCACCTATTCTATGCGCCAGTCGCGCGCCCCGACCGCCTCGCAGGTCGAAAACCCCCCGCCGCCATTGTCCTCCACCAAGAGCAACCGCTGGCTCGGAAAAGGCGGAATCG GACATGCGTTCCGTAAGAACACCGCCGGTGCCTTCGGGCCCGACCTCGCCCGGAAGCTGTCGCAGCTGGTCAAAATGGAGAAGAACGTCATGCGCAGCATGGAGCTCGTCGCGAGAGAGCGTATGGAGGTGGCG CAACAACTGTCCATCTGGGGCGAGGCTTGCGACGAGGACGTGTCGGATGTGACGGACAAGCTGGGCGTGCTGATCTACGAGATcggggagctggaagacctgTTTGTCGATCGCTACGACCAGTACCGCGTCACCATCAAGAGCATCCGGAACATCGAGGCCTCCGTACAGCCCAGCCGGGACC GCAAGCAGAAGATCACCGACGAAATCGCCAAGCTCAAGTACAAGGACCCGCAGTCGCCGCGCATCGTCGTGCTGGAGCAAGAGCTCGTTCGCGCGGAGGCCGAGTCTCTCGTCGCCGAAGCCCAGCTGTCGAACATCACGCGCGAGAAGGTCAAAGCAGCCTTCCAGTACCAGTTCGACGCGCTGCGCGAGCACTGCGAGAAGGTCGCCATTGTAGCCGGGTACGGCAAGCACCTGCTAGACCTGATTGACGACGCGCCCGTGACGCCCGGCGAGACGCGGAACGCGTACGACGGTTACGAAGCCAGCAAGGCAATCATCCAGGACTGCGAGGACGCGCTCAGCAACTGGGTCACGTCCAAGGCGGTGGTCAAGTCCGGCCTGTCGCAGCGCTCGCGCACCCTCTCGCAGCGCCGCCAGGATGGCCTCAAGAACCGCGATGGCGGCGTCGATCTGTCCGGCCAGGACCAGCCGCTGACGGGCGATCGGGACTCCTGGTTGCCGGCTGATCAGCACCCAAACTATGAGGAAGGTGAGGAAGGCTCCCTGGAGGGAGAGCTCCGCGGTcgtgaggaggagagggagcCCGTCACGGTGTAA